From Acidovorax sp. 1608163:
CGCCTGCGCGCCGCCGGTCGCCCCACTCCCTGCTTGATGCTGACAGCCCGAGACGCACTGCATGACCGCATCGAAGGCCTGGACTCGGGCGCAGACGACTACCTCACCAAGCCCTTTCCAATGGAGGAGCTGGTGGCCCGGGTGCGTGCACTGCTGCGACGCCCAGCCCAGGTGCAAGAGTTTGCGCCCGCCCACGGCGACGTCCAGATCAGCCCAGAGCACGGCCACATGGTTTGCGCGGGCACCGCCGTGCCTCTGCCCGCCACCGAGCTGCAAATCATGCTGTGCCTGGCCCGCAAAGCGGGGCAAACCGTCAAACGGTCCACACTGGAGGCAGCCGCCTGGGGCCTGACAGAGGCCGTCACGCCCAACGCGCTGGACGTGGCGCTGCACAGGCTGCGCCGCAAACTGGCCACAGCGGGCTCGTGCATGCAGATCGTCAACCTCCGCACCCAAGGCTATGCCCTGCGTGAAGCTTCAGTGGCCTCGTAGCCTGCGCACCCGCCTGCTGGCGGTCTACAGCATTGGCATGCTGACCAGCGCCCTGCTGGTCGGGTTGATGGTCTTTTTCCTGGCAGAGCCCTTTAACCGCTACATGCTGCAATATGGCGCGGAGCACTTTGCACAAGGCTTGGCCAAACGGACCCAGTTTGCCGCCGACGGCACCCCCATGGGGTTCGATGAGGAAAAAATCGACAAGTGGCTATTCACCAGCTTCAAAGAGGATGTGTTCGTTCGCATCACCACCGCCGATGGCCGGGTGGTCTTCTCGCCCACCAGCGAAGAAGCCACGGCCCTGGCCCCGGCCGGCGCAGCGTTTGACCCCCAGCTCAAGCGGTTTGAGTTGCAGCGGGAGGGCGTGCCAATGCATGCGGCCACCACACCCATCGAACATCGCGGCGCCACCTGGTATGTCCAGTTTGCCGCCAGCGACCGATTGGTTCTCAAAATGCGCCACTCGTTTGGCACCCCGGCATTGCAGCAGGGCATTCTGGCCACCTGCCTGACCTTCCTGGCGGTCTTTCTGGTCGCCACGCACCTGACACTGCAACGCATGCTGCACCCGCTGCGCGCTGCGTCCATCGAAGCCCAGAACATCTCACCTCAAACGCTGGACGCACGCCTGCAAGCACGCGACCTGCCAGACGAACTGACGCCACTGGTCGAAGCCTTCAACCGCGCACTGGACCGATTGCAAGCGGGCTTTCGCACGCAGCAGGAATTCCTGGCCAATGCGGCCCATGAACTGAAGACCCCACTGGCCCTCATCCGCGCGCAGATCGAAATGGTGCCCCCCACCCAGCGCAACCCTTTCTTGCTGCAGGACGTGGACCGGATGGCCCGCCAGGTGCAGCAACTGCTGCTGCTGGCCGAGGCCAGTGAGCCCCGCAACTACCGCATGGAAGAGGTGTCGGCCCAAGCCGCCCTCGCCGAGGTCTGCGACTACATGGCCCGCGTTGCCGAACGCAGTGGGGTGCACATCACCCACAGCGCAGACACCGGAACGAGCACAGGCACGAACACCGGCACGCACGGGCACCAAGCCCCACTGTGCTGGCAGGCAGACCGCGGAGCACTGTTCACCTTGCTCAAGAACCTGCTAGAAAACGCCATCCAACACAGCCCACCAGGGGGCACCGTCACGGTACTGGCGGACCCTGCGGGCTTTCGCGTCACGGACCAAGGCCCAGGGGCGGCCCCCGCAGACTTGGGCAAACTGTTTGAGCGCTTCTGGCGTGGTCCCACGCGGCGCGACGAAGGCGCGGGCCTGGGCCTGTCCATCTGCCAGGAAATAGCCCGTGCCCACCAGTGGCAGATCATGGCGCGCCCCTCCCAGCCGGGCCTGGAGGTGCACGTTCAATTCCAGCCCAGTGACCCGCCCCAGGAAATCCGCAACGACGCTTGATTTGCCTCGTGCGGTGGGCACATGGGTTGCCGCTCAAGCGGATCAGCGCCGATGCGTCGCCCATGCCGGCGATGGTGCGGGCTGTGCTGCGGGCGTTGATAAGCCCCCGCGCCGCTTCACGCCCCCCAGAGGGATGCCCCCTGGTCTGCCGCCCCCGGCACAGGCGGCTGAAAGAACCGTTGGTGAATCAATGGGCTGCAACATCCATCTCGCCGAACACGGTATCGGCCAGGAACTTCTCGATGTCCAGCAAGATGAGCATGCGCTCGTCCACCGACCCAATCGCCAGCAGGTGCTCGCGGTCAAAGTTCGAGTCGAGTGACGGCACGGGGCGCAGTTGCGATGGCTCCAGTGTCAGCACGTCCGACACGCTGTCCACCACGGCGCCGACCACGCGCAGGCCGATGCTCAGCACGATCACCACGGTCAGGTGGTTGTACTGAACCTCGGCCACACCCAGCTTGATGCGCAGGTCGATGATCGGAACGATCACGCCGCGCAGGTTCACCACGCCCTTGAGATGCTCGGGGGCGTTGGCAATGGTGGTGGGTTTTTCGTACGAGCGGATTTCCTGCACCCGCAGGATGTCCACGCCGTATTCCTCGTTGGCAATCTTGAACGCCAGAAACTCTCGAATTTCGGTCAGTGCGCCTGTGCTGGCAGAGGATGGAGTCAAGGAGGACGGGGTAGATATGGCTGCGTTGATCATCGTATTTTTAAAGAAATTTAATAAAAGCTTGCTTCAACTTTTTTCCAAAAACGGATTGAAGCGACAAACTTGATTGCATCGGAAAGATGCCTGCGGATGCGGCTTTCCAACCCGCAGCACCGTCTTGAGCGCGCCCACCTCAATGGGCCATGAGTCGGCGCGTATGTCCAGTCATGGGGGTTGTCCCATGGGAAACATCCTGCGCCAGTTTGAACACCGCCACGGCGTTGACCAGCTCGCCCGCCTGGCTGTTGAGGCTGCTGGCCG
This genomic window contains:
- a CDS encoding response regulator transcription factor; translated protein: MNRIALIEDHSRLADLVRQALGNAGIETDVFHAMEPAWLALRDITYGVVVIDRGLPDGDGLHLVKRLRAAGRPTPCLMLTARDALHDRIEGLDSGADDYLTKPFPMEELVARVRALLRRPAQVQEFAPAHGDVQISPEHGHMVCAGTAVPLPATELQIMLCLARKAGQTVKRSTLEAAAWGLTEAVTPNALDVALHRLRRKLATAGSCMQIVNLRTQGYALREASVAS
- a CDS encoding ATP-binding protein, with protein sequence MPCVKLQWPRSLRTRLLAVYSIGMLTSALLVGLMVFFLAEPFNRYMLQYGAEHFAQGLAKRTQFAADGTPMGFDEEKIDKWLFTSFKEDVFVRITTADGRVVFSPTSEEATALAPAGAAFDPQLKRFELQREGVPMHAATTPIEHRGATWYVQFAASDRLVLKMRHSFGTPALQQGILATCLTFLAVFLVATHLTLQRMLHPLRAASIEAQNISPQTLDARLQARDLPDELTPLVEAFNRALDRLQAGFRTQQEFLANAAHELKTPLALIRAQIEMVPPTQRNPFLLQDVDRMARQVQQLLLLAEASEPRNYRMEEVSAQAALAEVCDYMARVAERSGVHITHSADTGTSTGTNTGTHGHQAPLCWQADRGALFTLLKNLLENAIQHSPPGGTVTVLADPAGFRVTDQGPGAAPADLGKLFERFWRGPTRRDEGAGLGLSICQEIARAHQWQIMARPSQPGLEVHVQFQPSDPPQEIRNDA
- a CDS encoding chemotaxis protein CheW, with protein sequence MINAAISTPSSLTPSSASTGALTEIREFLAFKIANEEYGVDILRVQEIRSYEKPTTIANAPEHLKGVVNLRGVIVPIIDLRIKLGVAEVQYNHLTVVIVLSIGLRVVGAVVDSVSDVLTLEPSQLRPVPSLDSNFDREHLLAIGSVDERMLILLDIEKFLADTVFGEMDVAAH